A single genomic interval of Antechinus flavipes isolate AdamAnt ecotype Samford, QLD, Australia chromosome 1, AdamAnt_v2, whole genome shotgun sequence harbors:
- the LOC127548277 gene encoding olfactory receptor 7G3-like, protein MFFSLLFPSRKVDPIVPGNQTQFTEFILLRFSEKPEHQGPLFGLFLGIYLVAVVGNLLIMLAIGSDSHLHTPMYFFLSNLSFVDLCVVSTTVPNMLVSILTKNKAIPYTNCLVQMYFFIVFAGLDNFLLTAMAYDRFVAICHPLHYTAIMNPRLCSLLVFLSWIISLLDSLLHSLMVTRLSFCKDHEMSHFFCDLAEVLKLSCSDTFINYILIYIVAGLLGILPLTGILFSYTQICSSILKFPSAQGKYKAFSTCGSHLSVVSLFYGTGFGVYLSSSATHSSWKTTVASAMYAVVTPMLNPFIYTLRNKDIKNALRKLISKTASSQ, encoded by the coding sequence ATGTTCTTCTCACTTCTCTTTCCCAGCAGAAAAGTCGACCCCATAGTACCAGGAAACCAAACACAATTCACTGAATTCATTCTCCTGCGATTTTCTGAGAAACCAGAGCATCAAGGGCCTCTCTTTGGCCTGTTCTTGGGCATATACTTGGTCGCAGTGGTTGGAAACCTGCTCATAATGTTGGCCATTGGCTCTGATTCTCACCTTCACACTCCTATGTACTTCTTcctttccaatttatcctttgtGGATCTCTGTGTGGTATCTACCACAGTACCCAATATGTTGGTGAGCATCTTGACCAAAAACAAGGCCATCCCCTATACAAACTGTCTTGTCCAGATGTACTTCTTTATAGTTTTTGCTGGTTTGGACAATTTCCTCCTCACTGCAATGGCCTATGATCGTTTTGTGGCTATCTGTCATCCTCTACATTACACAGCTATCATGAATCCTAGGTTGTGTAGCTTGCTGGTATTCCTTTCCTGGATAATAAGCCTCCTAGATTCCCTTCTTCATAGTCTGATGGTAACAAGGCTCTCCTTCTGTAAAGACCATGAAATGTCACACTTCTTTTGTGATCTTGCTGAGGTTTTGAAACTCTCTTGTTCTGACACCTTTATCAATTATATCTTGATATATATTGTGGCTGGACTGCTGGGTATTCTACCCCTCACAGGAATTCTATTCTCTTATACGCAGATCtgttcttccattttaaaattcccATCTGCTCAGGGTAAGTATAAAGCCTTTTCAACTTGTGGATCTCACCTCTCTGTTGTTTCTTTATTCTATGGCACAGGGTTTGGAGTGTATTTGAGTTCCTCAGCTACTCACTCTTCCTGGAAGACCACAGTTGCCTCAGCAATGTATGCTGTTGTCACCCCCATGTTGAATCCCTTCATCTATACACTAAGgaataaagacataaaaaatgCCCTTAGGAAACTCATTAGCAAAACAGCCTCTTCTCAGTGA
- the LOC127545010 gene encoding olfactory receptor 7A10-like, producing MGPEKQTYVSEFLLLGLSEKPEQQLPLFGLFLSIYVVTVVGNLLIMLAIGSDSHLHTPMYFFLSNLSFVDFCLVSTTVPKMLVNIITHSKVISYAECLAQMYFFMVFAFLDNFLLTVMAYDRFVAICHPLHYITIMSPRICGRLVLISWSISLLNSILHTLMVMRLSFCLENKLPHFFCDISQVTKLSCSDPLINDVLVYFAAGLLGILPLTGILFSYSQICSSLLKVPSTMGKYKAFSTCGSHLSVVSLFYGTGLGVYLSSSANHSFWKTSVASVMYSVVTPMLNPFIYSMRNKDIKDAIRRLINKMPQYH from the coding sequence ATGGGACCAGAAAAGCAAACATATGTTTCAGAATTCCTCCTCCTGGGACTTTCTGAGAAGCCAGAGCAGCAGCTTCCCCTTTTTGGGCTCTTCTTAAGCATATATGTGGTCACTGTGGTAGGGAACCTTCTCATCATGCTGGCCATTGGTTCTGACTCCCATCTGCACACTCCAATGTACTTCTTCCTCTCCAACTTATCCTttgttgatttttgtttggtATCCACTACAGTCCCAAAGATGCTGGTGAACATCATAACACACAGTAAAGTTATCTCCTATGCTGAATGCCTTGCCCAAATGTATTTCTTcatggtttttgcttttttagacAATTTTCTCCTCACTGTGATGGCCTATGATCGTTTTGTGGCTATCTGTCACCCCCTGCACTATATCACCATAATGAGTCCAAGGATTTGTGGTAGGCTGGTTTTAATCTCATGGAGTATCAGTCTTCTAAATTCCATTCTCCACACTTTAATGGTGATGCGGTTGTCCTTCTGTTTGGAAAAcaaacttcctcattttttctgtgATATTAGTCAGGTTACAAAGCTCTCTTGTTCTGATCCTCTCATCAATGATGTCTTAGTGTATTTTGCAGCTGGTCTGCTGGGTATTCTTCCCCTTACAGGGATCCTTTTCTCTTATAGTCAAATTTGTTCTTCCTTATTGAAAGTTCCATCTACTATGGGAAAATATAAAGCCTTTTCTACCTGTGGGTCTCATCTCTCTGTTGTTTCATTATTCTATGGCACAGGGCTTGGAGTATATCTGAGTTCCTCAGCTAACCACTCCTTCTGGAAGACCTCAGTTGCCTCAGTGATGTATTCTGTGGTCACTCCCATGTTGAACCCCTTCATCTACAGCATGAGGAACAAGGACATAAAAGATGCCATCAGAAGACTAATTAACAAAATGCCCCAATACCATTGA